A single window of Thiomicrorhabdus immobilis DNA harbors:
- a CDS encoding sigma-54-dependent transcriptional regulator — protein sequence MKPGKLLIVDDERDIRSLMEEIFIEEGYQVETAANGVQAQQAWRSFLPDIIFLDVWMPDIDGISLLKQMQDEGVLENTKVIMMSGHGTIETAIEATRLGAYDFLEKPLSLAKLIVTAERAIEHNQLNQENRQLKQKQPEHFMPVGKSKAVIQLRETLERLSKFTMPILVTGESGTGKHRFAEAIHKTSQRNTSAFLHFYSLDFNKLCQPENMDNLKKTLREVHQGTLIIANIEELSAEAQSILANIVLKQCYKLDDDSDAICIDIRVIALTKTDIEGMVAHQNFREDLYQRLKVMQMHIPALRQHTEDIPELIEYFVNHFVTYEGLEYRHFSVSAQNILRQHTWPGNLKELKNLIQRLLILGSDDVSDDEVKELLMNSQASNSIGEVVDTSLPLKEGKEQFEARYLSQLLRETGGNVSETAKRSGVDRTNLYRKLKALGIDPKNPQ from the coding sequence ATGAAACCAGGCAAATTATTAATTGTGGATGATGAACGCGATATCCGCAGTTTAATGGAAGAAATTTTTATTGAAGAGGGATATCAAGTCGAAACCGCCGCTAATGGTGTTCAAGCCCAACAAGCTTGGCGTAGTTTCTTACCGGACATCATATTCTTGGATGTTTGGATGCCTGATATAGATGGAATTTCGCTACTTAAACAGATGCAAGACGAAGGGGTGCTAGAAAACACCAAGGTAATTATGATGTCGGGGCACGGCACCATTGAAACAGCCATTGAAGCTACTCGTTTAGGTGCTTATGACTTTCTTGAGAAGCCGCTGTCTTTAGCGAAATTGATCGTGACCGCGGAACGCGCCATCGAACACAATCAACTCAACCAGGAAAATCGCCAACTCAAGCAAAAACAGCCTGAACATTTTATGCCTGTTGGTAAAAGCAAAGCCGTCATTCAGCTCCGCGAAACCCTAGAACGCCTTTCTAAATTCACCATGCCGATTTTAGTCACCGGTGAATCGGGCACAGGAAAGCACCGTTTTGCCGAGGCGATCCACAAGACAAGTCAGCGCAATACCTCTGCATTTTTACACTTCTACTCTCTCGACTTCAACAAGTTATGCCAACCTGAAAATATGGATAATCTTAAAAAAACCTTAAGAGAAGTCCATCAAGGCACCTTGATTATCGCCAATATCGAAGAACTTTCCGCAGAAGCGCAGTCTATTCTAGCCAATATCGTTTTAAAACAGTGTTATAAACTAGACGATGACAGTGATGCCATCTGTATCGATATTCGTGTCATTGCGTTAACAAAAACCGATATAGAGGGCATGGTTGCCCACCAGAATTTCAGAGAAGACCTTTATCAACGCTTGAAGGTCATGCAAATGCATATCCCTGCGTTACGTCAGCACACAGAAGACATTCCAGAACTGATTGAATACTTTGTCAACCACTTCGTCACTTATGAAGGTTTAGAGTATCGCCATTTTAGCGTTTCCGCACAAAACATTCTGCGCCAACACACCTGGCCTGGTAACTTAAAAGAGTTGAAAAACCTCATTCAACGCCTGTTGATTTTAGGCAGTGATGATGTCAGCGATGACGAAGTCAAAGAGTTACTGATGAACTCTCAGGCAAGCAATTCGATTGGTGAAGTGGTTGATACCAGCCTGCCGCTAAAAGAAGGAAAAGAGCAGTTTGAAGCTCGTTATTTAAGCCAGCTATTACGCGAAACCGGCGGAAACGTCTCCGAAACGGCCAAACGTTCCGGAGTGGATAGAACCAATTTGTACCGCAAATTAAAAGCACTTGGCATAGACCCTAAAAACCCACAATAG
- a CDS encoding class I SAM-dependent methyltransferase: MNSKNAEKWDAKYAESTLNTPANPCFVLKQHSRLLPFNGQALELACGLGGNARFLAQCGLKTHAWDISDSALTVLNNWASLNHLPIMPLLTDLEQMLLPYQQFDVIVVSRYLDRGQFKAIEEALKPNGLLFYQTFLAPVQANAPQNPDFYIQPNEFNQAWSKLQTLVYGEGWLPSENATQADSPKQRYAWYVGRKK; this comes from the coding sequence ATGAACTCAAAAAACGCTGAAAAATGGGATGCTAAATATGCTGAGTCCACATTAAACACTCCAGCCAATCCTTGTTTTGTCTTAAAACAACATAGCAGATTGTTGCCGTTCAACGGACAGGCGTTAGAGTTGGCCTGTGGCTTAGGTGGTAATGCACGCTTTTTGGCGCAATGTGGCTTGAAAACCCATGCATGGGACATATCCGATAGCGCACTCACGGTATTAAACAACTGGGCCAGCCTGAATCACTTACCGATCATGCCGCTACTGACGGACCTAGAGCAGATGCTACTGCCCTATCAGCAATTCGACGTGATAGTGGTCAGCCGCTATCTGGACCGTGGCCAATTCAAAGCCATTGAAGAAGCGTTAAAACCCAATGGTTTGCTGTTTTACCAAACCTTTTTAGCGCCAGTTCAAGCTAACGCCCCTCAAAATCCTGACTTTTATATCCAGCCAAATGAATTCAACCAGGCCTGGTCAAAACTACAAACCTTGGTGTACGGCGAAGGTTGGTTGCCAAGTGAAAACGCCACACAAGCCGACAGCCCTAAACAACGTTACGCCTGGTACGTTGGCCGTAAGAAGTGA
- a CDS encoding TrkH family potassium uptake protein has product MHSKIILKVFGLLLMVYSISLVPPIVVAAYFQDGAFYDFISVLIGVLLTGLIIWYPVRNHSRELKIRDGFIIVVMFWTVLGLAGALPFFLAQEVPLSLTDSIFESFSGLTTTGATVIIGLDELPHSILWYRQQLQWMGGMGIIVLAVAILPMLGIGGMQLYRAETPGPIKDSKIAPRISETAKALWFIYLGLTVACAISYWFAGMSWFDAFSHSFSTVAIGGFSTHDASIGYFNSVDIEMVAIFFMFLSGINFALHFTAFRSLSGYSYFYDPEFKAYAGLLVGASIIAILYLYLQSVYPTWEEAIRYGLFQTVSLATTTGYANADFSEWPGFLPVMLILMSFIGGCAGSTAGGMKVIRFVLLFKQGMREIIGLLHPNAIMPVKLSGKSIPEKVMTAVWGFFSVYVFTFAILMLTIMALGVDQVTAFSAIAAMMNNLGPGLGEVAANFQGMSDPVKWVLTFAMLLGRLEIFTLLVLFTAAFWRK; this is encoded by the coding sequence ATGCACTCAAAAATCATCTTAAAAGTTTTTGGTTTATTACTGATGGTCTACAGCATCAGCCTGGTACCGCCTATCGTTGTGGCCGCATACTTTCAAGACGGAGCCTTCTACGATTTCATCAGCGTTTTAATCGGCGTATTACTCACCGGTTTAATCATCTGGTATCCGGTTCGCAACCACTCCCGCGAACTCAAGATTCGTGATGGTTTCATTATTGTGGTCATGTTCTGGACGGTACTCGGTTTGGCGGGTGCGTTACCGTTCTTTTTGGCTCAAGAAGTGCCATTGAGCTTGACCGACTCGATTTTTGAATCCTTCTCGGGCTTAACCACAACGGGTGCCACTGTTATCATCGGCTTAGATGAACTGCCCCACTCCATTCTTTGGTATCGCCAACAATTGCAGTGGATGGGCGGCATGGGGATTATCGTTTTAGCGGTCGCCATTCTGCCGATGTTGGGCATCGGGGGGATGCAGCTCTACCGCGCGGAAACCCCCGGCCCAATCAAAGACTCTAAAATCGCCCCGAGGATTTCTGAAACCGCTAAAGCCTTGTGGTTCATTTATCTTGGGCTCACGGTGGCCTGTGCCATCAGTTATTGGTTTGCAGGAATGAGTTGGTTCGATGCATTCAGCCATAGCTTTTCCACAGTCGCCATTGGTGGTTTCTCAACCCACGACGCCAGTATCGGTTACTTCAATAGCGTGGATATTGAAATGGTCGCCATCTTTTTCATGTTTTTATCAGGGATAAACTTCGCGCTGCATTTCACCGCCTTTCGAAGCTTGAGTGGCTACTCCTATTTTTACGATCCCGAATTCAAAGCCTACGCAGGGCTTTTGGTTGGTGCATCCATCATCGCCATTCTCTACCTCTATCTACAATCGGTTTACCCTACCTGGGAAGAGGCCATCCGTTACGGTTTATTTCAAACCGTTTCTTTAGCCACGACCACTGGATATGCCAACGCCGACTTTTCCGAATGGCCTGGTTTTTTACCGGTCATGTTGATTTTGATGAGTTTTATTGGTGGTTGCGCAGGCTCAACCGCCGGTGGCATGAAAGTGATTCGTTTTGTACTGTTGTTTAAACAAGGTATGCGTGAGATTATCGGGCTACTTCACCCCAATGCGATTATGCCAGTCAAACTGAGCGGTAAAAGCATTCCTGAAAAGGTCATGACCGCGGTATGGGGGTTTTTCTCGGTATATGTCTTTACCTTTGCCATTTTGATGCTCACCATCATGGCGTTGGGAGTTGACCAAGTGACCGCTTTCTCGGCGATTGCGGCGATGATGAACAATCTCGGACCTGGATTGGGTGAAGTCGCAGCCAACTTCCAAGGCATGAGTGACCCGGTTAAATGGGTACTCACCTTCGCCATGCTATTAGGTCGTTTGGAAATCTTTACCTTACTGGTGCTGTTTACGGCGGCTTTTTGGCGTAAATGA
- a CDS encoding ATP-binding protein, translated as MNSYWRYIKQYGWVTLISSLLLMALVVMSQTLQNASSFADSYSTLLFFTIGGVTLLLVLLFRTVFKLYTQFRKKVPGSKVTVRLTVIASLVLGIPTAIIFYFSLTFIQQGINQWFDVKTEVALDNATSLVRITLDNKTRDSLKLTLSISKANKALLTESPSLAVNMIRQQLNAQEVALYNINQQLVAFSSEYATAILPEAPGANLFQQIRNGKTYAALESRAGATLQENFIRVVIPFSDSQLSNQFALQVIFPVPADITLLSDSVATASGQYKELSYLKGPLTASFVLILSMVLLLTLVTAVLFTITAVQNFTRPIRTLAKGTRAVSKGDYTVKMPVPENDEFGDLIQSFNDMIQRIAQARNEIKLGHQQTEVQKLYLQAVIKNLSSGVVTLDMHYRIRTINDAVQEILNTDLKRHIGKKIADITDREDTAHLMDLVNKIAPKFEKSSKPWSTQIDFACKKGQKILLIHGSTLPSIDQKIGGYVIVIDDITELVQAQLHAAWSDVARRLAHEIKNPLTPIQLSAERLKYKLFRKLDETDQALLTRMTETITEQVSTMQKLVQAFSDYANTPEVELVPTKINTLISNITEMYRDPDAAWKVFAELQEPCPKTLVDSSRLRQLLHNLIKNAIEATENTILPRIIVKTYSDDPDWLTLSICDNGPGIPEEAQNWIFEPYATDKPKGTGLGLAVVRKIVEEHHGKINLTSSPNNGTCFIIKLPTISSENE; from the coding sequence ATGAATTCATACTGGCGCTATATCAAACAATATGGTTGGGTAACCCTGATATCAAGCTTATTGCTGATGGCTTTGGTGGTGATGAGCCAAACGCTACAAAATGCTTCGAGCTTTGCCGACAGCTACTCGACCTTGCTGTTTTTTACGATAGGCGGGGTAACATTGTTATTGGTCCTGCTCTTCAGAACCGTATTCAAACTCTATACCCAGTTTCGCAAGAAAGTCCCAGGCTCCAAAGTAACCGTCCGTCTAACCGTTATAGCCAGCTTAGTTTTAGGTATTCCAACGGCGATCATTTTCTACTTCTCTCTCACGTTCATTCAGCAAGGCATCAACCAATGGTTTGACGTTAAAACCGAAGTCGCTTTGGACAACGCCACCTCCCTGGTTCGCATCACCCTTGACAATAAAACCCGTGACAGCTTAAAACTAACACTCTCCATCTCCAAGGCCAATAAAGCCCTATTGACGGAATCGCCGAGCCTCGCGGTCAATATGATACGCCAGCAACTTAACGCTCAAGAGGTCGCGCTTTATAACATCAACCAACAGCTCGTCGCATTCAGTAGTGAATACGCCACCGCAATCCTTCCGGAAGCTCCGGGAGCCAACTTGTTTCAACAAATTCGTAATGGCAAAACCTATGCGGCTCTTGAGAGCCGGGCTGGCGCAACCTTGCAAGAGAACTTTATTCGAGTGGTCATTCCATTCTCGGACAGCCAGCTCAGCAATCAATTTGCATTACAAGTCATCTTCCCGGTACCCGCGGATATCACCCTACTTTCGGATTCAGTCGCCACCGCGTCGGGGCAGTACAAAGAGCTCTCTTACCTTAAGGGCCCGCTTACCGCCAGTTTTGTATTGATACTCTCCATGGTATTGCTACTCACCCTGGTTACTGCCGTGTTATTTACCATTACCGCCGTACAGAACTTCACCCGCCCAATCCGCACGCTCGCCAAAGGAACTCGTGCGGTTTCCAAAGGGGATTACACGGTCAAAATGCCCGTACCCGAAAATGACGAATTTGGAGACTTAATCCAATCCTTCAACGATATGATTCAACGTATCGCTCAAGCACGTAACGAAATCAAGCTCGGGCATCAACAAACAGAGGTACAGAAACTCTATCTTCAAGCCGTCATCAAAAACTTATCGAGCGGGGTCGTCACGCTGGACATGCACTATCGCATCCGCACCATTAACGATGCCGTACAAGAAATCCTCAACACCGACTTGAAGCGCCATATCGGCAAAAAAATCGCCGATATTACCGATCGCGAAGATACCGCCCACCTAATGGACTTGGTCAATAAAATCGCCCCCAAGTTTGAAAAAAGCTCTAAACCGTGGTCAACCCAGATTGATTTCGCCTGTAAAAAAGGCCAAAAAATCCTGTTGATCCATGGCTCCACCCTACCCAGTATCGACCAAAAAATCGGCGGTTACGTTATCGTTATCGACGACATTACCGAACTGGTTCAAGCTCAATTACATGCGGCATGGAGTGATGTGGCCCGCCGTCTTGCGCACGAAATAAAAAACCCTCTTACCCCCATTCAGCTCTCAGCGGAACGCTTAAAATATAAGCTGTTCAGAAAACTGGATGAAACCGACCAGGCCCTACTCACCCGAATGACAGAAACCATTACCGAACAGGTTTCTACCATGCAAAAACTAGTGCAAGCTTTCAGTGATTACGCCAACACACCCGAAGTGGAATTGGTACCGACTAAAATCAACACCTTAATCTCTAACATTACCGAGATGTATCGTGACCCAGACGCCGCTTGGAAAGTGTTTGCCGAACTCCAAGAGCCTTGTCCAAAGACCTTGGTAGACAGCTCACGCTTGCGCCAGCTGTTACATAACTTGATCAAGAATGCGATTGAAGCGACCGAAAACACCATCTTGCCAAGAATCATAGTTAAAACCTACAGTGATGACCCCGACTGGTTAACCTTATCCATTTGCGATAATGGTCCGGGCATCCCTGAAGAAGCTCAAAACTGGATTTTTGAACCCTACGCCACAGATAAACCAAAAGGAACTGGCCTAGGTCTAGCGGTAGTGCGTAAAATTGTTGAAGAACATCACGGCAAAATTAACTTAACCTCTTCACCCAATAACGGCACCTGCTTTATAATAAAGCTTCCAACAATCTCAAGTGAGAACGAATGA
- the trkA gene encoding Trk system potassium transporter TrkA → MNIVILGAGQVGSSLAELLAQENNDVTVVDLDRLQLQRLQDRLDIRTVVGHGSHPDILAQAGLEDADMLIAATQNDETNILACHLAHSMYKTGKKIARVRSRSYLDHPELFDREANTYAIPIDVLISPESLVTDYILQLIDYPGSLQVIDFAEGKVRLVAMRAYADGMLVGKKIRSLRDHLPNNIKTRIVAVYRRDEVVMPTGDTTILAGDEVFFLAEAAHIQIIVNELRRSKERPSRRIMIGGGGNIGFNLAQALEKAHQVKLIDRNMQQSREIAESLDNTIIIHGDVSDKDLLLEENIDEIDLYVAVTNNDEANIISGMLAKKLGVRRVIALVNNQSYVELIQRNSIDVALSADSITTSHLLHYTRKGDTVKVATLRKGAAEAMEVIAHGSENTSEIIGKKIGDIDWPSDITVGCIIRNDKVIIAHRDLEIEAEDHAILFLSNSENAAEIAKLFSPEVKRSWFS, encoded by the coding sequence ATGAATATCGTTATATTAGGCGCCGGACAAGTCGGCTCTTCTCTTGCTGAATTGTTAGCCCAGGAAAACAATGACGTTACCGTTGTTGATTTAGATCGATTACAACTGCAACGTTTGCAAGATAGACTGGATATTCGTACCGTTGTCGGCCATGGTTCCCACCCCGACATTTTGGCTCAAGCCGGCTTGGAAGATGCCGACATGCTGATTGCCGCCACGCAAAACGATGAAACCAATATCCTCGCATGTCATTTGGCTCACAGCATGTATAAAACCGGCAAGAAAATCGCCCGTGTTCGCAGTCGCTCCTATCTTGACCACCCTGAACTATTCGATCGCGAAGCCAATACCTACGCCATTCCAATCGATGTCTTAATCAGCCCGGAATCGCTGGTGACTGACTATATCCTGCAGTTAATCGATTACCCTGGCTCACTTCAGGTCATTGACTTTGCCGAAGGTAAGGTTCGGTTGGTGGCGATGCGTGCCTATGCAGACGGCATGTTGGTGGGTAAAAAGATTCGTTCATTACGCGACCACCTGCCAAACAACATCAAAACCCGTATTGTTGCCGTTTACCGCCGAGATGAAGTCGTTATGCCAACCGGCGATACCACCATCCTTGCGGGTGATGAAGTATTTTTCTTAGCAGAAGCCGCACATATCCAAATTATCGTAAATGAGTTACGCCGCAGTAAAGAGCGTCCTTCTCGCCGCATTATGATTGGCGGTGGCGGCAATATCGGCTTTAACCTGGCACAGGCACTAGAAAAGGCTCACCAAGTCAAACTGATTGACCGCAATATGCAGCAGTCCCGAGAGATAGCCGAATCTTTAGACAACACCATTATCATTCATGGCGACGTTTCCGATAAAGACTTGCTGCTTGAAGAAAACATCGATGAAATCGACCTTTATGTTGCGGTAACCAACAACGATGAGGCGAATATCATCTCAGGCATGTTGGCGAAAAAACTTGGGGTGCGTCGTGTCATCGCTCTGGTAAACAACCAATCCTATGTTGAATTGATTCAGCGCAACAGTATTGACGTCGCCCTTTCAGCGGATAGCATCACCACCAGCCATTTACTGCATTACACACGCAAAGGTGACACTGTCAAAGTGGCGACCTTACGTAAAGGTGCGGCCGAAGCGATGGAAGTGATTGCTCACGGTAGTGAAAACACTTCTGAAATCATCGGTAAGAAAATCGGCGATATCGATTGGCCAAGCGACATTACGGTGGGCTGTATTATTCGTAATGACAAAGTCATCATTGCCCATCGCGACCTAGAAATTGAAGCTGAAGATCATGCCATTCTCTTCTTAAGCAATTCTGAAAATGCGGCAGAAATCGCCAAATTGTTCTCACCGGAAGTCAAACGTAGCTGGTTCAGTTAA
- a CDS encoding CHAD domain-containing protein, translating to MKDNLKKLNQAIIRYNRLSDDDTKLVKCLHDMRVAARKSIVVMSPEDSMTLSLKKLIQSSNKIRDLDVFLNEILPKLPKKWHAELDNIRQPLILKRLEMNQDFRIVLKEEWLNDLSQIENFSSDKRSLQYDSNRHQMTHKEIEKSLKKALKELKSIELEDKHLHKIRLVIKRLHYQLERFYPDEKQLLKLTKLIQTELGEFHDFYQAVKLLKQHEALISPKTYQHGITFLKDKKSQTISNLRKALRKMPF from the coding sequence ATGAAAGACAATTTAAAGAAATTAAATCAAGCCATCATTCGCTATAACCGCTTATCCGATGATGACACCAAACTCGTTAAATGTTTGCATGACATGCGTGTTGCCGCGCGTAAATCCATTGTCGTCATGAGCCCCGAAGATTCGATGACTCTGAGTTTAAAAAAACTGATTCAATCCAGTAATAAAATTCGGGATCTAGATGTGTTTCTTAATGAAATCCTGCCGAAACTGCCTAAGAAATGGCATGCTGAATTAGACAATATTCGCCAACCCTTGATATTGAAACGTCTAGAAATGAACCAGGATTTTAGAATTGTACTGAAAGAAGAGTGGCTCAACGATTTGAGTCAGATTGAAAACTTCTCAAGCGATAAACGCTCACTTCAATACGATTCAAACCGTCATCAGATGACCCATAAAGAAATTGAAAAAAGCCTAAAAAAAGCCCTTAAAGAACTGAAGTCTATTGAACTAGAAGACAAGCACTTACATAAAATCCGTTTAGTGATTAAACGTTTGCACTATCAGTTGGAACGTTTTTACCCGGATGAAAAGCAGCTCTTAAAGTTAACCAAGTTAATACAGACTGAACTTGGTGAGTTTCATGATTTTTACCAAGCGGTAAAGTTATTAAAACAGCACGAAGCCTTAATCAGCCCCAAAACCTATCAACATGGCATTACTTTTTTGAAGGACAAAAAATCGCAAACCATCTCAAACCTACGAAAAGCGCTACGCAAAATGCCTTTTTAA
- a CDS encoding DMT family transporter, producing the protein MSQRFPISAFNLGLLLAIIGTGLFSLKSIFIKLAYAEGLNTDSVLMLRMAIALPLYLGVLFWLAHKQSVPDNLSEKWLKIAFLGFIGYYLSSWFDLKGLEMISAQLERLTLFTYPIMVALLGALFFKTPLTRKIVISLFISYTGLWIVFYKELSLVGENVPLGTLLVALAALSFSFYVLFGKQEIKAMGSVWFTGLAMSVSSIFVLIHFTIFNNYADLTITPLAWLWLGLLAVFSTVIPSFMISEAIHRIGPAQTGIVGSLGPIMTMGLAIWILNEAFTIWHALGMLCVVAGVSLLSYKNK; encoded by the coding sequence GTGAGCCAAAGATTCCCCATATCGGCGTTTAATCTCGGTTTATTACTTGCCATCATCGGCACCGGATTATTCTCTTTAAAGTCGATTTTCATCAAGCTTGCTTATGCCGAGGGCCTCAATACCGATAGCGTATTGATGTTACGTATGGCGATTGCCCTGCCGCTCTATTTAGGTGTTTTATTCTGGTTAGCACACAAACAATCCGTGCCGGACAACCTCTCTGAAAAGTGGCTGAAAATCGCCTTTTTAGGTTTCATAGGCTACTATCTTTCATCCTGGTTCGACCTCAAAGGGCTTGAGATGATCAGTGCCCAACTGGAGCGTTTAACCCTCTTCACCTACCCGATAATGGTCGCCTTATTGGGCGCGCTGTTTTTCAAAACACCCTTAACCCGCAAAATCGTGATTTCCCTATTCATCAGCTACACCGGGCTATGGATTGTGTTTTATAAAGAGTTATCGTTGGTTGGAGAGAATGTACCGCTTGGCACGCTATTGGTGGCATTGGCGGCATTGTCCTTTTCATTTTATGTGCTGTTTGGTAAGCAAGAAATCAAAGCGATGGGGAGCGTTTGGTTTACCGGTTTGGCAATGAGTGTTTCCAGTATTTTCGTACTCATTCATTTTACGATATTCAACAACTATGCCGATTTGACGATAACGCCGTTAGCTTGGTTATGGCTGGGCTTGCTTGCTGTCTTCAGCACCGTCATTCCCAGTTTTATGATCAGCGAGGCGATTCATCGAATTGGTCCAGCGCAAACGGGGATCGTCGGCTCTCTTGGCCCAATCATGACAATGGGGTTGGCCATTTGGATTCTGAATGAAGCCTTTACCATCTGGCATGCGCTTGGGATGCTGTGCGTGGTTGCAGGGGTTTCGTTACTCAGTTATAAAAACAAATAA
- a CDS encoding DMT family transporter: MNPSHLIQTTLFTSLSIIGFSANAVICRWALDHQLIDPMSFSSLRLGSAAAVLFVVMFWFSLRKAQIKAGEKAEKPQVVGRGSWKAALILFIYTVFFSYGYVAISTATGALLLAAVVQLTILGYALRQGEKLHSAEWLGVAIALLGLWYLVYPKLTTPSWWGLVMMTISAYTWALYTLNGRKSKNPLSDTAYNFYRTLPMVAVASILSLLFTEQLFLTSKGVLLAVVSGAVTTGLGYILWYSALPKISSSLASATQLLVPLFAAFGAMWLIDEPITVPFMIAATLMLGGLGLVLHGRNQHRKASRKIS, encoded by the coding sequence ATGAACCCATCCCATTTAATACAAACCACTCTTTTTACCTCGCTATCCATTATCGGTTTTTCGGCTAATGCGGTCATTTGTCGCTGGGCTTTAGACCACCAGTTGATTGACCCGATGAGTTTCAGTAGTTTGCGTTTGGGATCGGCCGCTGCCGTGTTGTTTGTGGTGATGTTTTGGTTTTCACTGCGTAAAGCCCAAATCAAAGCGGGTGAGAAGGCAGAAAAACCGCAAGTTGTCGGTCGTGGTAGCTGGAAAGCGGCGTTGATTTTATTTATCTATACGGTGTTCTTTTCATATGGCTATGTCGCGATAAGTACGGCAACGGGTGCGCTGCTATTAGCTGCGGTGGTGCAGCTGACGATTTTGGGTTATGCGTTACGACAAGGTGAAAAACTGCACTCTGCCGAGTGGTTGGGTGTGGCGATTGCGTTATTGGGTTTGTGGTATTTGGTCTATCCAAAACTGACCACTCCCTCTTGGTGGGGATTGGTGATGATGACCATTTCCGCCTATACCTGGGCACTTTATACCTTAAATGGGCGGAAATCTAAGAACCCTTTGTCCGATACCGCTTATAACTTCTACCGTACGCTACCCATGGTTGCCGTGGCGAGTATTCTGAGCCTGTTATTTACCGAACAGCTGTTTTTAACTTCAAAAGGGGTGTTGCTGGCGGTGGTTTCTGGCGCGGTTACCACGGGATTAGGTTATATCTTATGGTACTCCGCGTTGCCTAAAATCTCTTCGAGTTTAGCCTCGGCCACACAATTGTTGGTGCCGCTGTTTGCGGCATTCGGTGCTATGTGGCTAATCGATGAGCCGATTACCGTGCCGTTTATGATTGCAGCCACCCTGATGCTGGGTGGGCTGGGGCTGGTTTTGCATGGTAGAAACCAACATCGAAAAGCCAGTCGTAAGATAAGTTAG
- a CDS encoding lysophospholipid acyltransferase family protein — protein sequence MAKNPKKTTKKINDQAWLGGLLKALIIFFSWLPLRLNQILGTGLGYLLYWIPNSNRRVAKINLAQVYPQLTEQQRQQLLKANLIETAKATTELGLVWCWDSPSLVGLVKQIKGQELLDKAVAEGKGIIFLAPHIGSWELIGTYMSMLYPCTFLYRPPNVPSIEKFMVDSRGRFGAKLAPTDARGVRLLMKALKNNEVTAILPDQDPGEAGGVYAPFYGRPARTMTLVSKLLQKTEAAPLFVVMQRLPKAQGYVLHILPADEKLASENPEEATQALNIGVEACIAVAPEQYLWSYKRYRKPPTGIQDIYKK from the coding sequence ATGGCTAAAAACCCGAAGAAAACCACTAAAAAAATCAATGACCAGGCCTGGTTAGGTGGTTTATTGAAAGCGCTGATTATTTTCTTTAGCTGGTTGCCGTTGCGTTTAAACCAGATATTGGGTACTGGCTTGGGTTATTTATTGTATTGGATTCCAAACAGTAACCGCCGAGTGGCAAAAATCAACTTGGCGCAAGTTTATCCACAATTAACTGAGCAACAGCGCCAGCAATTACTTAAAGCGAATTTAATCGAGACGGCGAAGGCTACCACAGAACTTGGCCTTGTATGGTGTTGGGATAGCCCTAGTTTAGTGGGTCTGGTCAAACAGATAAAAGGCCAAGAGCTGTTGGATAAAGCCGTTGCTGAAGGCAAGGGAATCATTTTTCTAGCGCCACATATCGGTTCTTGGGAGTTGATTGGAACCTATATGTCGATGTTATATCCATGCACATTTTTATATCGTCCTCCCAATGTGCCGTCCATTGAGAAGTTTATGGTGGATTCACGAGGGCGTTTTGGTGCTAAGTTAGCGCCGACCGACGCACGCGGAGTGAGATTGCTTATGAAGGCGCTTAAAAACAATGAGGTGACCGCAATCTTACCAGACCAAGACCCTGGCGAAGCAGGTGGGGTTTACGCGCCTTTTTACGGCAGACCGGCGCGAACCATGACCCTGGTCAGCAAATTACTGCAAAAAACCGAAGCTGCTCCGCTATTTGTGGTGATGCAGAGACTGCCCAAAGCCCAAGGTTATGTCTTGCACATTCTGCCAGCGGATGAAAAGCTGGCTAGCGAAAATCCAGAAGAAGCTACCCAGGCATTGAATATTGGCGTTGAAGCCTGCATTGCGGTCGCTCCGGAACAGTATTTATGGAGTTACAAACGTTACCGTAAACCGCCTACTGGAATCCAAGACATCTATAAAAAATAA